From Solwaraspora sp. WMMD1047, the proteins below share one genomic window:
- a CDS encoding HNH endonuclease signature motif containing protein, translating into MLELLRRIDGLVDQAVERPTWPLSDADLIEAAAAAHALEQRAAAIRLACVREVDARGIAVAQGASSTAAWLRDRLRISAPAARRTVDLAAALAVAPPVVADALAAGRITVEQSQAIVHSITDLPGQVGSEVTAKAADLLVGFGTQFEPAILRRLGRRVLDHVAPDEAEAADLASLDRQEERTRTRRYVTLSAGPEGAVRLTGMLDAETAGLLHAALDPLAGPSGVGDDRSPGQRRHDALGEVCRLALRTGDLPASGGDRPQLVITTGFDAVARQLGAGTLDTGLRLTPTTVRRLACDAAILPAVLGGNGQVLDLGRQRRLITGPLRRALVLRDRGCAFPGCDRPPRWCDGHHVRAWHQGGPTALGNAVLLCGHHHRVVHQGQWEVRLAPDGHPEFLPPAWLDPTRLPRRNHYHRRP; encoded by the coding sequence GTGTTGGAGTTGCTGCGACGGATTGACGGCTTGGTGGACCAGGCCGTCGAGCGGCCCACGTGGCCGCTGTCCGACGCGGACCTGATCGAGGCCGCGGCGGCCGCCCACGCGCTGGAGCAGCGAGCGGCGGCGATCCGGCTGGCCTGCGTGCGGGAGGTGGACGCTCGGGGGATCGCGGTCGCGCAGGGCGCGTCGTCGACGGCGGCGTGGCTACGCGACCGGTTGCGGATCAGCGCACCGGCGGCCCGTCGCACCGTCGACCTCGCCGCGGCCCTCGCCGTCGCGCCGCCGGTCGTCGCCGACGCGCTCGCCGCGGGGCGGATCACCGTGGAGCAGAGCCAGGCCATCGTCCACAGCATCACCGACCTGCCCGGTCAGGTCGGCTCCGAGGTGACGGCGAAGGCAGCCGATCTGCTGGTCGGCTTCGGCACCCAGTTCGAACCGGCGATCCTGCGGCGGCTCGGCCGGCGGGTCCTGGACCATGTCGCGCCCGACGAGGCCGAGGCAGCCGACCTGGCGTCCCTGGACCGCCAGGAGGAGCGCACCCGCACGCGGCGGTATGTGACTCTCTCGGCCGGCCCCGAAGGTGCGGTCCGGTTGACCGGCATGCTGGATGCGGAGACCGCCGGGCTGCTGCACGCCGCGCTCGACCCCCTCGCCGGCCCGTCAGGCGTCGGGGACGACCGCAGCCCGGGGCAACGCCGCCACGATGCCCTCGGGGAGGTGTGTCGACTGGCGTTACGCACCGGCGACCTGCCCGCCTCCGGTGGGGATCGGCCCCAGTTGGTGATCACCACCGGCTTCGACGCCGTCGCCCGCCAGTTGGGAGCCGGCACCCTCGACACCGGGCTGAGGCTGACCCCGACGACGGTACGGCGGCTGGCCTGCGACGCGGCGATTCTGCCCGCCGTGCTCGGCGGCAACGGCCAGGTCCTCGACCTGGGCCGGCAACGCCGCCTGATCACCGGCCCGCTCCGCCGGGCGCTGGTGTTACGCGACCGTGGCTGCGCGTTTCCCGGTTGCGACCGGCCGCCGCGCTGGTGCGACGGCCACCATGTCCGGGCCTGGCACCAGGGCGGGCCGACGGCCCTCGGTAACGCGGTTCTGCTCTGCGGGCACCACCACCGGGTTGTCCATCAGGGCCAGTGGGAGGTCCGGCTCGCCCCGGACGGACATCCCGAGTTCCTCCCGCCCGCCTGGCTCGACCCCACCCGACTACCCCGCCGCAACCACTATCACCGAAGACCCTGA
- a CDS encoding PhzF family phenazine biosynthesis protein — protein sequence MRIRLVQIDAFADRPFEGNPAAVMPLPWWLPDALLHRIAAENNLSETAFYTDALPAGVDRPDGSDGAYHLRWFTPAVEVDLCGHATLAAAGQLFDDRHPDGGRLSFWTRSGWLHVRRGDRDGLLVLDFPAEPLTPVPAGDPLLSAASTALGVTTPHALRGTDLFLVLPEPAAVRAVTPDFSALARLPIRGVAVAAPGDGTGGGDGGGSGGDGFDFVSRWFGGNSGVGEDPVTGSAHSQLAPYWAARLGRRRLTARQLSARGGTVVCEVDGDRVRLAGTYHRYLDGMVTIYPDGAATQ from the coding sequence ATGCGGATACGCCTGGTCCAGATCGACGCCTTCGCCGACCGGCCGTTCGAGGGCAACCCGGCCGCGGTGATGCCGCTGCCGTGGTGGCTGCCGGATGCCCTGCTGCACCGGATCGCGGCGGAGAACAACCTTTCCGAGACCGCGTTCTACACCGACGCACTGCCAGCTGGGGTCGACCGGCCGGACGGCAGCGACGGCGCCTACCATCTGCGCTGGTTCACCCCCGCGGTCGAGGTCGACCTCTGCGGGCACGCGACCCTCGCGGCCGCCGGGCAGCTCTTCGACGACCGCCACCCCGACGGCGGGCGGCTGTCGTTCTGGACCCGCAGCGGCTGGCTGCATGTGCGCCGGGGCGACCGGGACGGACTGCTGGTGCTGGACTTTCCGGCCGAGCCGTTGACCCCGGTGCCGGCCGGCGACCCGCTGCTGTCGGCGGCGTCGACCGCGCTCGGCGTTACGACGCCGCACGCTCTGCGCGGGACCGACCTGTTCCTCGTGCTCCCCGAGCCGGCGGCGGTCCGGGCGGTGACGCCGGACTTCTCGGCGCTGGCGCGGCTTCCGATCCGGGGCGTGGCGGTCGCCGCCCCTGGTGACGGCACCGGCGGCGGAGACGGGGGCGGCTCCGGCGGTGACGGGTTCGACTTCGTGTCCCGCTGGTTCGGTGGCAACTCGGGGGTTGGGGAGGACCCGGTCACCGGCTCGGCGCACAGCCAGCTCGCGCCCTACTGGGCGGCACGTCTCGGACGCCGCCGCCTGACCGCCAGGCAGTTGTCGGCGCGTGGGGGCACGGTCGTCTGCGAGGTCGACGGCGACCGGGTCCGGCTGGCCGGCACCTACCACCGGTACCTGGACGGGATGGTCACCATCTACCCGGACGGCGCGGCCACGCAATGA
- a CDS encoding GNAT family N-acetyltransferase gives MPEPQPALRPHYPVRTPRLSLRPLTTGDVDALVAYRSLPHVCRYVPFEPMTEQVVRDRLRTIWANSDLTDEGQALTLGVTITRSGRLIGDVVLFWHSRTHGGGEIGYVLHPDVQGLGYATEAARALLGLGFDGLGLHRIVARIDERNTASAQVARRLGMRQEARLVRNEFFKGEWSTELDFAMLADEWPAHRERDGGRRG, from the coding sequence GTGCCGGAACCTCAGCCCGCCCTCCGCCCGCACTACCCGGTCCGCACCCCACGGCTGTCGCTGCGTCCGCTGACCACGGGCGACGTGGACGCCCTGGTCGCGTACCGCAGCCTGCCCCACGTCTGTCGGTACGTCCCGTTCGAACCGATGACGGAACAGGTCGTCCGCGACCGGCTCCGCACCATCTGGGCCAATTCCGACCTGACCGACGAGGGCCAGGCCCTCACGCTCGGGGTGACCATCACCCGAAGTGGCCGGCTGATCGGCGACGTGGTGCTCTTCTGGCACAGCCGGACCCACGGTGGGGGCGAGATCGGGTACGTCCTGCATCCGGACGTGCAGGGCCTGGGCTACGCCACCGAGGCTGCTCGGGCGCTGCTGGGCCTCGGCTTCGACGGGCTCGGCCTGCACCGCATCGTCGCCCGGATCGACGAACGCAACACCGCGTCGGCGCAGGTTGCCCGCCGGCTCGGGATGCGACAGGAGGCCCGGCTGGTGCGCAACGAGTTCTTCAAGGGCGAGTGGAGCACGGAGCTGGACTTCGCGATGCTCGCCGACGAGTGGCCCGCGCACCGCGAACGCGACGGTGGGCGGCGCGGGTGA
- a CDS encoding DUF1905 domain-containing protein, translating to MDLEFSGEVWFWRGPSPFHFVTVPERECAELAAASPVVSYGWGMIPVRARIGASEWPTSLFPKDGRYLVPLRARVRQAERIDVGDTVQIRLTVGR from the coding sequence GTGGACCTGGAGTTCAGTGGCGAGGTGTGGTTCTGGCGGGGACCCTCGCCGTTTCACTTCGTCACCGTCCCCGAGCGGGAGTGTGCCGAGTTGGCGGCGGCCTCCCCGGTCGTGTCGTACGGCTGGGGCATGATCCCGGTGCGGGCGCGGATCGGGGCGAGTGAGTGGCCCACGTCGCTGTTCCCGAAAGACGGGCGCTACCTGGTCCCACTCCGAGCCCGGGTGCGCCAGGCAGAGCGGATCGACGTGGGTGACACGGTGCAGATCCGGCTGACCGTCGGCCGTTGA